Proteins found in one Gemmatimonadaceae bacterium genomic segment:
- a CDS encoding ankyrin repeat domain-containing protein, with the protein MPRSLSAKSTPDVLKQDAKRWFKSLQAGDATARQRLTDGWPTAPTDLTLRDVQHALAREYGFADWKALLAALDDIALDRQSHAERIDALLRHGWGGDRALAQRLLARDPALARHSIFTAAACGDVETVRALLASDPALATATGGPHGWTALAFVCYSRLDAEQAVTIATLLLDAGADPRFAFDDGWGNPFTCITGAIGLGEGVKPTHPQADALVALLLARGADPFDTQALYNDSIAYDRVHWLETLWTACAAAGRTAEWQQVEGRGLGGRIKVGTLNYLLGNAVTNRHHDRAAWLLAHGADARTRHSYSAQPVHTVARLAGDTAMVTLLEAHGAQPEALRGPHALVAALVADDEPTVQALLAADPSLVRQPLLPIVAGHQHARAVTRLLDAGADINGRDGEGATALHRAAHANALEVIEVLLARGATVDLRDPRWQGTPLGWSVATGRHAAAERLARVSRDVRALVRSGRVTRLAEVLHAEPALANASLREVSDPTPLFCVPDEESVAMELATVLLAHGADRTVRNAQGQTAADVARTRGLDDVAALLAV; encoded by the coding sequence ATGCCCCGTTCGCTCTCAGCCAAGAGCACCCCGGACGTCCTCAAGCAGGACGCCAAGCGCTGGTTCAAGTCGCTGCAGGCTGGCGACGCCACCGCCCGCCAGCGTCTCACCGATGGCTGGCCCACCGCCCCCACAGACCTGACGCTGCGCGATGTGCAGCACGCGCTCGCGCGCGAGTACGGTTTTGCGGACTGGAAGGCGCTGCTGGCCGCCCTCGACGACATCGCGCTCGATCGCCAGTCGCACGCGGAGCGCATCGACGCGCTGCTCCGCCATGGATGGGGGGGCGACCGCGCGCTGGCGCAGCGGCTGTTGGCGCGGGACCCGGCACTCGCGCGCCACAGCATCTTCACCGCCGCCGCCTGCGGCGATGTGGAGACGGTGCGCGCCCTGCTGGCGAGTGACCCCGCGCTCGCCACGGCGACCGGCGGCCCGCATGGCTGGACGGCGCTCGCGTTTGTGTGCTACAGTCGCCTCGACGCCGAGCAGGCGGTGACGATCGCCACGCTGCTGCTCGATGCCGGCGCGGACCCGCGCTTTGCCTTCGACGATGGATGGGGGAACCCGTTCACCTGCATCACCGGCGCGATTGGCCTGGGGGAAGGAGTCAAGCCCACGCATCCGCAGGCCGACGCCCTCGTCGCGCTGCTCCTCGCGCGCGGCGCGGACCCGTTCGACACACAGGCGCTCTACAACGACTCCATCGCGTACGACCGCGTGCACTGGCTCGAGACCTTGTGGACCGCCTGCGCGGCCGCCGGTCGCACCGCCGAATGGCAGCAGGTCGAGGGGCGTGGGCTCGGCGGCCGGATCAAGGTGGGCACGCTCAACTATCTGCTGGGGAACGCCGTCACCAATCGTCATCATGACCGGGCGGCGTGGCTGCTGGCGCATGGCGCGGACGCGCGCACGCGGCACAGCTACAGTGCACAACCGGTGCATACCGTGGCGCGGTTGGCCGGCGATACGGCCATGGTCACGCTGCTCGAAGCACACGGCGCGCAGCCGGAAGCACTGCGTGGTCCGCACGCGCTCGTCGCGGCGCTCGTGGCCGACGACGAGCCCACGGTGCAGGCGCTGCTCGCCGCCGATCCCTCCCTCGTGCGGCAGCCCCTGTTGCCCATCGTGGCCGGCCACCAGCACGCGCGCGCCGTAACGCGTCTGCTCGATGCGGGTGCCGACATCAATGGGCGTGACGGGGAGGGCGCGACGGCGCTGCATCGCGCGGCGCATGCGAATGCGCTGGAGGTCATCGAGGTGCTCCTGGCGCGCGGGGCAACGGTGGATCTCCGCGATCCGCGTTGGCAGGGCACACCGCTTGGCTGGAGCGTCGCGACGGGGCGTCATGCTGCCGCCGAGCGACTGGCACGGGTGTCGCGTGATGTGCGCGCGCTCGTGCGCAGCGGCCGCGTGACGCGGCTCGCCGAGGTGTTGCATGCGGAGCCTGCGCTCGCGAATGCGTCGCTGCGCGAGGTGTCCGATCCGACGCCGCTCTTCTGTGTGCCTGATGAGGAGTCGGTGGCGATGGAGCTCGCCACGGTGCTGCTCGCGCATGGTGCGGATCGCACGGTCCGCAACGCGCAGGGACAGACCGCAGCAGATGTGGCGCGTACGCGCGGTCTCGATGACGTGGCGGCGTTACTCGCCGTGTAG